From the genome of Leptotrichia sp. HSP-342:
TCCACTTCTAGATTCCATCCATTTTTTCTACAATGTTCCTCACATTTTTGTTTTGCTTTTTCAGCTAGCAAGTTAAAAACTTCTTTTTTTTCAATGTATCCAGAAGCCTCTTCAGTTGTATTCGATTCCAGAATTTTATATACATTTTCTAGCTTTTCACCCACTAACAATGCGTTTGCAGCCAAAATTTCCATTTTTGCATCAGAAACTCGACTATGCGTATGAAAAATTCCTCCTGCCACTTTTACAAATTTTCCCAATTCTCCGATGAAATAAATTTTCTTAACTTCAAATTCACACGCCTTATCAAACATATATCCCACAAAATTACTGATTACAACACCTTCTTCAGATTTTTCTGGAAATTCCTTTTTCAAAAACATTTTTCCTCGATTTCCAAAAAGAAATATCGCTGTTTTTGTATTAAAATATGTTAAATTTTGCTTCAGCTCTATTGCAAGGGAAGCTTTCCATGACTCTTCAGACATCGGACGTACAATTCCCATTGTTCCAAGAATAGAAATTCCGCCAATAATACCTAATTTCCCGTTCATTGTTTTTTTGGCAGCTTCTTCACCCAGAGGCACGCTAATTTCAACATCTACTCCTTTTTCAGGTGGAAGAAGTTCTTTCACAATACCAGTCAGCATTTTCATTGGTGTTGGATTTATTGCTGATTTTCCAACTTCGACAGGAAGTCCAATTTTTGTGACTTTTCCGACTCCTTTTCCTCCAAAAATATTGATTTTATCATCTTCTCTAAAACTTACTTTTGATATGATTTCTAGACCGTGTGTCGCATCAGGGTCATCTCCCCCATCTTTTATGACAGTTGCTGTTGCGTAATCCTCTGTCTTTTCAAAAGACTTAATCTTAATTTTTATCTTTTTACCCGCTGGAACATCTATTTCAACTTCTTCGACTTTTTCAGCTTTTCCTAGTAAAAGTAACAGTGCCGCCTTAGTCGCTGCTGTTGCCGAACTTCCTGTGGTATAGCCATATCGCAGTTTTCTACCGTTAAAATATACATAATTTTCCATTTTTATTTCTCCACAATTATACTAAAATATATCTGAAAATGCTCAAAACCAATAAATTTCCAGCATTTTTGATTAAATAAAATCAAAATACTAAAAATAAAATAAATTTTGGATTTTCAGATATTTAAAAATTCATTTATTAATTATTAAAATATTTATCTCTTTCATACATTTGATAAAGGATTCCGTGCATTACACCAACTGCAACTGTACTTCCACCTTTTGTTCCATTTGTTCGTATAAACGGAACATTATATTTTGAAAGTTCTGCCTTAGATTCGGGACATCCCACAAATCCAACTGGAACTCCAACTATCAATTTCGGTACATTTTCCCCTTCTTTTTCCATTTTTTCAAGTAATGTAAACAATGCTGTTGGAGCATTTCCGATTACAAAAATTTTTGTTTGTGGATCTTTCAATGCTCTTTCTAATCCAACCATCGAACGTGTAATTCCTCTTTCCTTCGCTTCTCTGGCTACATCTGGATCTGCCACTAGACAATATGCCTCTGCTCCAAATTTTTTCAGACCATTTTTATTCAATCCATTAACAATCATGTTTGTATCACAATAAATTTTGCAATTTCCAGCTTCTAATGCTTCTTTTGCTGATTCAATTGGATTATTATGAAATTCAACAATGTTCACATAATCAAAATCTCCAGTTGTATGAATCAATCTTTTTACGATTAATTGCTCTTCTTCACTAAAATGGTCTGCTTTCCCAGCCAGCCCTTCTGTAATCATCTCAAAACTCCTTACCTCAATCGATTTTGGATCTTTAATATACGACATAATTTATTCTCCTTTTCTTTATTTTTATTTATTTAAATATGTTTAATAACTTTATTTTTTACTTTTGCTTATTTAATAATATTTTTTCATCTATATTTCTAATTTGTTTTCACGCAAAAGCAATGAACAACGTACTCTTACTTGAAAAAGTTACAGTTTTTCTATCAAGTATTTAAAAAACTCTATATTTGAATAAAATGAGATATGCGGGTATCCTGCTAGAAGACTATTCTTCCGATATCCACAAACCCAATTTCTTCCATCATTTTTCTCTATTTTATAAAATTTTTCTTTTTCATTATCTACAGAAATTTCTGAATAATGAAATTCGTGTCCTTTTGTACAAATTCCATTTTCGGCTTTTATATTTATATAGCCAAATCTTCCGATATTCAGCCTATTTTTCATAGAAATTTCCACATCTATCAGTCCACAGAAATCTCCACTATTTCCATCTAGCAAATTCAGTTTATTTGTTAAGTAGATAAATCCGCCACATTCTCCGTAGATTTTTACTCCATTTTCATGAGCCTGCTTTATACTTTCTTTCATAGATACATTTTCAGACAATTCTTTCCAGTAAAGTTCAGGATAACCTCCGCCAAGATAAATCATATCAAGATTTTCTGGTATTTTTTCATCTTTTACAGGGCTAAATTCTACTATTTCTAATCCTGAAAATCTCATCAGTTCCAGATTTGACTCATAGTAAAATGAAAATGCACCATCTTTAGCAACTCCAACACGTTTTCCTTTATATTTATTCTTTAAGTCCTTTATTGGCTCAAAACTATCTATACTGCTTTTTGCTTCAAATTCTTCTGCTATTTCGTAAATTCTTTCTAAATTTAAGCAATTTTGTGCAATTTCCTTAAACAGCTGTTTCTTTTCCTCAAGTTCTTTTGAACCTTTCAATTCAAAAGCCTGTTTTAGTCCCAAATGTCGGCTTTCTACCGATAATTTCTCATTTTTTGGCAAATATCCTACGCATTCTATTCCTGTAAATCTTTCTACTGCTTCCTTTAAGTTCAAATATAGTTTCTCAGATGAAACATTATTTAAAATAACGCCCTTTATTTTAACATTTTTATCAAATAATTTGAAGCCCAAAATTTCAGCAGCTATACTTGTGGAAATTCCTTTTGCATTAACTACTAGAATTACTGGAATATCAAGGATTCTTGATACGTGAGCTGTGCTAAAATTATCCTTTTCATGCCCAATTCCATCATAAAGTCCCATAACTCCCTCAACTATAGCGATATTGCTACCTTTTGCTCCAGTTTCAAATATATATCTTAACGTACTTTCATTAAACATAAAAGCATCTAAATTACGAGATTTATTCCCCGTAAACAATTCATGATAGCCAGGGTCAATGTAGTCTGGTCCGACCTTAAAAGGTGCCACATTTTCAAAAGCTGACATCAATATGCTGCTTACTGTAGTCTTTCCGCCACCGCTCATTGCTCCCGATATAAGTATTTTTTTCATAGCAAGTTTTTTTCCTCCAAAAATTTATAATAATCATTTTCATCAAGATTTTTATACTTGAGATAACTTTTTATTTTCAGTACATTTGGAATATTCAAATTTAATTTCTTCAAAAATTCAAAATCCTCAAAAACCTCATCTCTGCTCCCTTGCCGTACAATTTTCCCCTTTTCAAGTACATAAATATAATCAGCAAATTCATAGGCAAAATCTGTATCGTGCGTTGATACCACCATTGTTTTTCCTGCTTTGGAAAAATTATCTAGAATTTCTGATACTCTTTTTGTATTTTTAGAATCAAGCCATGCAGTTGGCTCATCTAGAATAAGAAGTTCTGGCTCCATTGCCGTAATTGCAGCTATTGAGACTCTTTTTTTCTGTCCATAGCTCAGATGATGACAAGGTCTATCTTTTAAATCTGTTATATTGATTTCTTTCATTGCCCTGTTTACATTTTTTTCTACTTCCTCTTTAGAATATCCAAGATTTTCAGGTCCGTAAGCTACTTCCTGAAATACTAAAGGTGCAAAAATCTGTATTTCAGGATCCTGAAAAATTATTCCGACTTTTTTTCTCAATTCTTCGAGATTTTTCTTTTTATGTTCTATTTTTTTCTCTTCAAAATAAATATTTCCCTTTTGTGCTTTCAAAAGTCCATTCATTATTAAAAATAATGTTGATTTTCCTGAGCCATTTTCCCCAAGAAATAATGTTTTTTTCCCTTTTTCAATATTCAAAGTCACATCTTTTAGAGCCTCTGTTTCTTCGTCGTATGAAAAAGTTATATTTTCAAGTCTAAGCATTGTATTTTACCACCAAATATAAATTTATTATAACTATTATTATTACGAATATTATTTCAAACCCAATTTTTTTATATTTTCTATGAGAAAAAATAAACTCCTTTCCCATTC
Proteins encoded in this window:
- the cbiD gene encoding cobalt-precorrin-5B (C(1))-methyltransferase CbiD, which produces MENYVYFNGRKLRYGYTTGSSATAATKAALLLLLGKAEKVEEVEIDVPAGKKIKIKIKSFEKTEDYATATVIKDGGDDPDATHGLEIISKVSFREDDKINIFGGKGVGKVTKIGLPVEVGKSAINPTPMKMLTGIVKELLPPEKGVDVEISVPLGEEAAKKTMNGKLGIIGGISILGTMGIVRPMSEESWKASLAIELKQNLTYFNTKTAIFLFGNRGKMFLKKEFPEKSEEGVVISNFVGYMFDKACEFEVKKIYFIGELGKFVKVAGGIFHTHSRVSDAKMEILAANALLVGEKLENVYKILESNTTEEASGYIEKKEVFNLLAEKAKQKCEEHCRKNGWNLEVETLILSAEKEVIGHSKHFFDNF
- a CDS encoding precorrin-8X methylmutase codes for the protein MSYIKDPKSIEVRSFEMITEGLAGKADHFSEEEQLIVKRLIHTTGDFDYVNIVEFHNNPIESAKEALEAGNCKIYCDTNMIVNGLNKNGLKKFGAEAYCLVADPDVAREAKERGITRSMVGLERALKDPQTKIFVIGNAPTALFTLLEKMEKEGENVPKLIVGVPVGFVGCPESKAELSKYNVPFIRTNGTKGGSTVAVGVMHGILYQMYERDKYFNN
- a CDS encoding cobyrinate a,c-diamide synthase — encoded protein: MKKILISGAMSGGGKTTVSSILMSAFENVAPFKVGPDYIDPGYHELFTGNKSRNLDAFMFNESTLRYIFETGAKGSNIAIVEGVMGLYDGIGHEKDNFSTAHVSRILDIPVILVVNAKGISTSIAAEILGFKLFDKNVKIKGVILNNVSSEKLYLNLKEAVERFTGIECVGYLPKNEKLSVESRHLGLKQAFELKGSKELEEKKQLFKEIAQNCLNLERIYEIAEEFEAKSSIDSFEPIKDLKNKYKGKRVGVAKDGAFSFYYESNLELMRFSGLEIVEFSPVKDEKIPENLDMIYLGGGYPELYWKELSENVSMKESIKQAHENGVKIYGECGGFIYLTNKLNLLDGNSGDFCGLIDVEISMKNRLNIGRFGYINIKAENGICTKGHEFHYSEISVDNEKEKFYKIEKNDGRNWVCGYRKNSLLAGYPHISFYSNIEFFKYLIEKL
- a CDS encoding energy-coupling factor ABC transporter ATP-binding protein; translation: MLRLENITFSYDEETEALKDVTLNIEKGKKTLFLGENGSGKSTLFLIMNGLLKAQKGNIYFEEKKIEHKKKNLEELRKKVGIIFQDPEIQIFAPLVFQEVAYGPENLGYSKEEVEKNVNRAMKEINITDLKDRPCHHLSYGQKKRVSIAAITAMEPELLILDEPTAWLDSKNTKRVSEILDNFSKAGKTMVVSTHDTDFAYEFADYIYVLEKGKIVRQGSRDEVFEDFEFLKKLNLNIPNVLKIKSYLKYKNLDENDYYKFLEEKNLL